The following proteins come from a genomic window of Rhizobium sp. 007:
- a CDS encoding polysaccharide biosynthesis/export family protein encodes MRLVRQLSPAARNAIYALPRLCLATLAAVVCLVQPVLLSAARADPYKLGIMDKLSVRVVEWQTAEGQFREWPGITGEYIVGPNGDLALPFAGELKAVGRSTSEVAREIARSLQERFGLPDPPEASVEILEFRPIFVAGEVHTPGKYPYDPEMTVLKAISLAGGMRRGLHEGQRFERDFINARGSYEVLVAERARLMAKKARLASEEAGKEKIAIPQDLAAIPQSRTLIEDEIAIMETNRNAFDLRLKGLDELQTLYSNEITSLSKKVDNQTRQVDLYRRELEKTAKLVDQGLAVSSRALGLETTLADTQSNLLDLDAASLRAKQEMNKAALDTIDLKNERKSKIALDMQETKSQLDENALQLQMYRQLMAEALVNAPMASQLTGSDAARLISYSIVRTVASKIQEIPATETTPVQPGDLVKVSVTNEKS; translated from the coding sequence ATGAGGTTAGTTCGTCAGCTTTCTCCTGCCGCGCGTAACGCCATTTACGCGCTACCGCGGCTGTGCCTTGCAACGCTTGCCGCAGTCGTCTGTCTTGTTCAACCGGTGTTGCTCTCGGCTGCGCGCGCCGATCCCTATAAGCTTGGAATCATGGACAAGCTGTCCGTCCGCGTGGTCGAATGGCAGACTGCCGAGGGGCAGTTTCGCGAGTGGCCGGGTATTACAGGCGAATACATCGTCGGTCCGAACGGCGATCTGGCTCTGCCGTTTGCGGGTGAGCTGAAAGCTGTCGGCCGGTCGACCTCGGAGGTGGCGCGCGAGATCGCACGCAGTCTCCAGGAGCGTTTCGGGCTTCCCGATCCGCCGGAAGCTTCGGTTGAAATTCTTGAATTCCGGCCGATTTTCGTAGCTGGCGAAGTCCACACGCCCGGCAAATATCCCTACGATCCGGAGATGACGGTCCTGAAGGCGATTAGTCTTGCCGGCGGCATGCGTCGCGGACTGCACGAAGGTCAGCGCTTCGAACGCGACTTCATTAACGCCAGGGGCAGTTACGAGGTGCTTGTTGCCGAGCGCGCCCGTCTGATGGCGAAGAAGGCGCGACTTGCCTCCGAGGAGGCCGGCAAGGAGAAGATTGCTATCCCCCAAGACCTTGCCGCCATCCCGCAATCGCGAACGCTGATCGAGGATGAAATAGCAATCATGGAAACGAACCGCAACGCGTTCGACCTTCGCCTCAAAGGGCTTGATGAGCTGCAAACCCTCTACAGCAACGAAATCACCTCGCTCAGCAAGAAGGTCGACAACCAGACACGGCAAGTGGACCTTTACAGGAGAGAGCTCGAAAAGACTGCCAAGCTCGTCGATCAGGGTCTGGCAGTCAGCTCCCGGGCGCTGGGCCTCGAGACGACGCTTGCCGATACCCAGAGCAACCTGCTTGACCTCGATGCTGCCTCGCTGCGCGCCAAGCAGGAGATGAACAAGGCCGCACTCGACACGATCGACTTGAAGAATGAGCGCAAATCGAAGATTGCGCTCGATATGCAGGAAACCAAGTCGCAGCTGGACGAAAATGCGCTGCAGCTCCAGATGTACCGGCAACTGATGGCTGAGGCGCTGGTGAATGCGCCAATGGCCTCGCAATTGACCGGAAGCGACGCTGCCAGGCTCATCAGCTATTCGATCGTGCGAACGGTCGCAAGCAAGATCCAGGAGATTCCAGCGACCGAAACAACGCCCGTTCAGCCGGGAGACTTGGTCAAGGTCAGTGTCACCAACGAAAAATCATAG
- a CDS encoding sugar transferase, giving the protein MMKHDVELADASIFSHYTQWRPMRPLGGLRKRVFDVVGALILLVLFSPLFLLIAIAVKLDDRGPVLFGHQRVGHNGKSFRCLKFRTMVTESDARLAAYLAENPVALAEWATTRKLRHDIRVTATGKVLRKLSLDELPQLLNVLRGDMSLVGPRPIMGEEMARYGDSGSHYLRSRPGLTGKWQVSGRSDTTYEERVQLDSQYVEHWSFVGDVWIILKTVPVVLFARGAR; this is encoded by the coding sequence ATGATGAAGCATGATGTCGAATTAGCCGATGCCTCTATTTTCTCACACTACACCCAGTGGCGGCCAATGAGGCCACTAGGCGGGTTGCGCAAGAGGGTGTTTGACGTCGTCGGCGCCCTCATTCTGCTCGTCCTGTTTTCCCCACTCTTCTTGCTGATCGCGATCGCCGTAAAGCTTGATGACCGCGGCCCCGTTCTTTTCGGTCATCAGCGCGTTGGCCACAACGGAAAGTCATTCCGTTGCCTGAAATTCCGAACCATGGTTACCGAGAGCGATGCGCGGCTTGCTGCCTATCTCGCCGAAAATCCCGTCGCCCTTGCTGAATGGGCAACGACCCGCAAGCTGCGTCACGACATCAGGGTAACCGCCACCGGAAAGGTGCTGCGAAAACTCAGTCTCGACGAGTTACCACAACTGCTCAATGTCTTGCGCGGCGATATGAGCCTTGTTGGCCCGCGTCCAATCATGGGCGAAGAAATGGCCCGTTACGGTGATAGCGGAAGTCACTACCTCCGCTCGCGCCCAGGTCTTACCGGCAAGTGGCAGGTGAGTGGGCGAAGCGACACGACCTACGAGGAGCGCGTTCAGCTCGATAGCCAGTATGTTGAGCACTGGTCCTTCGTGGGCGACGTCTGGATCATTCTGAAAACCGTGCCGGTTGTCCTGTTCGCGCGGGGTGCCCGCTAG
- the rfbF gene encoding glucose-1-phosphate cytidylyltransferase: MKVVIFAGGYGSRLSEETTLRPKPMVEIGGRPIIWHIMKIYSHYGFNDFVVLAGYKADYIKDYFINYAMINSDFTVDLATGEFKWLRRALEPWKITVLDTGLNTMTGGRLRRARDVIGDRRFLLTYGDGVSDTDIAATIELHERDGNWITLTAVSQPGRYGALGLSDDGTRVHAFREKRIGDGGLINGGFFVCEPEVFDLIEGDDTVWEEGPMERALHMGKVGSHWHQGFWQSMDSLRDKMVLEKAWESGNAPWKLWDPTPG; the protein is encoded by the coding sequence ATGAAAGTTGTCATTTTTGCAGGAGGCTACGGGAGCCGTCTTTCGGAGGAGACTACACTTCGGCCAAAGCCTATGGTCGAGATCGGCGGGCGACCGATCATCTGGCATATTATGAAGATCTATTCGCACTACGGCTTCAACGACTTCGTTGTGCTTGCCGGTTATAAAGCGGATTACATCAAGGACTACTTCATCAACTATGCGATGATAAACAGCGACTTCACAGTCGACCTAGCGACAGGCGAGTTCAAGTGGCTCCGCCGCGCGTTGGAGCCGTGGAAGATCACCGTGCTCGATACCGGACTGAACACGATGACTGGCGGACGATTGAGGCGCGCCCGCGACGTCATTGGCGATAGGCGGTTCCTTCTGACCTATGGCGACGGTGTCTCCGATACCGATATCGCCGCGACCATTGAGCTTCATGAGAGGGACGGAAACTGGATCACGCTGACCGCCGTCAGCCAGCCGGGCCGCTATGGCGCGCTTGGCCTGTCTGACGACGGAACTCGTGTCCATGCCTTCCGCGAAAAACGCATTGGCGATGGCGGTCTGATCAACGGTGGCTTCTTTGTCTGCGAGCCTGAAGTCTTCGACCTCATCGAAGGTGATGACACCGTCTGGGAAGAGGGGCCGATGGAAAGAGCGCTTCACATGGGCAAGGTTGGCTCGCATTGGCACCAGGGCTTCTGGCAAAGCATGGATTCGCTGCGAGACAAGATGGTGCTCGAAAAGGCCTGGGAGAGCGGCAATGCGCCATGGAAGCTCTGGGACCCGACACCGGGGTGA
- a CDS encoding NAD(P)-dependent oxidoreductase, with the protein MKILITGNMGYVGPAVVSHLRREMPDCLLVGVDTGLFAHCLTQANLPERLLNSQVFADVRDLPAELFEGVDAVVHLAAVSNDPMGGRFEAVTDEINHRATLRTAELAATMGVRSFVFASSCSMYGFAEGGARTEADELNPLTAYSRSKVAAETGLGEIARNSQMRVSALRFATACGFSGRTRLDLVLNDFVASALRTGRVSVLSDGTPWRPLIHVNDMARAIEWALLRQDGGNFLAVNVGSEDWNYQVRELAEAVAASVPGTVVEINKDAPPDRRSYRVNFDLYRSLAPAHQPEVTLAGAIADLKTGLDAAGLKDPDYRSAQLVRLNVLTQAIDGGSLGTDLRYTANPSDRSFIPGFKDPAHRTREAMPG; encoded by the coding sequence ATGAAGATCTTAATCACAGGAAATATGGGCTATGTCGGGCCTGCTGTCGTCTCTCACCTGCGCCGTGAGATGCCTGACTGCTTGCTTGTTGGCGTCGATACTGGCCTTTTCGCGCATTGCCTCACCCAAGCAAACCTGCCCGAGCGTTTGCTTAATAGTCAGGTCTTTGCCGATGTCCGCGACCTGCCCGCCGAGCTATTCGAGGGCGTCGATGCGGTCGTGCATCTGGCAGCCGTTTCCAACGACCCGATGGGCGGCCGCTTTGAGGCGGTGACCGACGAGATTAACCACCGTGCTACACTGAGAACAGCCGAACTCGCCGCCACGATGGGCGTAAGAAGCTTTGTTTTCGCCTCCAGCTGCTCCATGTACGGATTTGCTGAGGGCGGCGCGCGCACCGAAGCAGATGAGCTTAATCCTCTGACCGCCTATTCGCGTTCGAAGGTTGCGGCCGAGACCGGGCTTGGCGAGATCGCCCGCAACAGCCAAATGAGGGTCAGCGCGCTGCGCTTCGCGACTGCCTGCGGCTTTTCAGGGCGCACGCGGCTCGATCTCGTCCTTAACGATTTTGTGGCCTCGGCGCTGAGGACCGGACGGGTTTCGGTCCTCTCTGATGGCACGCCCTGGCGGCCGCTCATTCATGTCAACGACATGGCAAGGGCAATCGAATGGGCGCTGCTCAGGCAGGATGGCGGAAACTTTCTGGCCGTCAACGTCGGTTCCGAAGACTGGAATTATCAGGTCCGCGAGCTCGCGGAGGCCGTCGCCGCCTCGGTTCCGGGGACGGTGGTCGAAATCAACAAGGACGCGCCACCGGACCGGCGTTCTTATCGGGTTAATTTCGATCTCTACCGGAGCCTGGCACCGGCCCATCAGCCAGAAGTAACGCTTGCAGGCGCTATTGCCGATCTGAAAACCGGCCTTGATGCGGCGGGTTTGAAGGATCCCGATTACCGCTCAGCGCAACTCGTGCGGTTGAACGTGCTCACACAGGCGATCGACGGCGGCAGCCTTGGCACTGATCTGCGCTACACGGCCAATCCGTCCGACCGTAGTTTCATTCCTGGTTTCAAGGACCCCGCTCATCGGACGCGCGAAGCCATGCCTGGCTGA
- a CDS encoding polysaccharide biosynthesis tyrosine autokinase, producing MNEFIGIGKAKKMQEAIRPYLGQPGTAKQPEAGDERFIDVDRLIQIARRQAKLVVLFAAIGLLLGVTRLVFATYYYTAGTSVLIDDNLSRFAGDVSPAPANMESDKKIMSQVAILRSSSLAAKVVDRQQLYEKHEFVNPPLSVTQQIKGLAKMAMDVFAGKGTEMADADSLDARKGAAVAVLMENLRVEQQPQSFVIDLYYTSTDPTLSAQIANAYAEAYLSDKLDANFDASQRATVWLRARLTDLKDQSQEAALKVERYRTENGLTSAKGALLSEEQLSDISGQYILAQADSAKALALYNQYKAIVAAGQQTAVDNAATVSEQQGSTVIATLRARYLAVTKRAQEIEGRFGPEHPQAITLRREQDDIGRQIFLELKQMTESYRNQYEVAVSREASLKEGLSRITGQTSAANESLVQLKDLERNAEAISDLYKTYLTKYQETAQNQSFPISEARVISPASPPTEASSPKRTLTLGGSLMLGAIFGIGLGLWREIREGTFRLGEEFTPFGLKFLGYLPPIPGATRPSPDDERKLIANPDVETMRFAVKSGGTKFTETLRHAKIVTDTMLGSQNCKVIGVVSVLPGEGKTTIAANFATLVASSPAKVLMIDADLRRGSLTQGLGIRFETGWTEALAGTTKWQDTLVVDPQTGASLLATPRQVKVFNTSELISGPSMATLLEEARSMFDYIIVDLPPIGPVFDAKAFEPLADGFLLVSEWGATPRALLKSTLEQEPAIAAKLLGVVLNKADQEKLSTYGGLGSSEKLYSRYASYYLEHGEPIMKARGRRRRKARVHLSKEL from the coding sequence ATGAACGAGTTCATAGGCATAGGCAAGGCAAAGAAGATGCAGGAAGCAATACGCCCCTATCTCGGTCAGCCGGGCACGGCCAAGCAGCCTGAGGCCGGCGATGAAAGGTTCATAGACGTCGACCGCCTGATACAGATCGCCAGGCGTCAAGCAAAGCTCGTGGTCCTTTTTGCCGCCATTGGCCTGCTGCTCGGCGTTACCCGGCTGGTGTTTGCAACCTATTATTACACGGCAGGCACTAGCGTCCTCATCGATGACAATCTGAGCCGGTTTGCTGGAGACGTTTCACCGGCGCCTGCAAACATGGAATCTGACAAGAAGATCATGAGCCAGGTGGCGATCTTGAGGTCGAGCTCGCTTGCAGCAAAGGTGGTGGATAGGCAGCAGCTTTACGAAAAGCACGAATTCGTCAACCCTCCACTCTCGGTCACCCAGCAGATCAAGGGCCTTGCCAAGATGGCGATGGACGTGTTTGCCGGCAAAGGCACGGAGATGGCAGATGCCGATAGCCTCGACGCGCGCAAGGGCGCTGCCGTGGCAGTTCTCATGGAAAATCTGAGGGTCGAGCAGCAACCGCAGAGCTTCGTGATCGATCTCTACTACACGTCGACAGACCCCACCTTGTCGGCGCAGATCGCTAACGCCTATGCCGAGGCCTACCTGTCAGACAAGCTCGATGCCAATTTCGACGCGTCGCAAAGGGCGACGGTCTGGTTGCGCGCTCGGCTGACCGATCTGAAGGACCAGTCGCAGGAAGCGGCCCTGAAGGTCGAACGCTACCGCACCGAAAACGGCCTCACCTCAGCAAAAGGTGCCCTCTTGTCGGAAGAACAGCTCTCCGACATCAGTGGCCAGTACATTTTGGCCCAGGCGGACAGCGCCAAGGCGCTTGCGCTTTACAACCAGTACAAAGCGATCGTCGCCGCCGGCCAGCAAACTGCGGTCGACAATGCCGCAACCGTCTCCGAGCAGCAAGGCTCGACGGTCATTGCCACGCTCAGAGCCCGCTATCTGGCGGTCACCAAACGGGCCCAGGAGATCGAAGGCCGTTTCGGTCCCGAACATCCGCAGGCAATCACGCTGCGCAGGGAGCAGGACGACATTGGACGGCAGATATTTCTAGAACTCAAGCAGATGACCGAAAGCTACCGCAATCAGTATGAGGTTGCGGTCTCGCGCGAGGCATCGCTGAAGGAGGGACTGTCGAGGATCACCGGACAAACCTCGGCGGCGAATGAATCGCTCGTGCAATTGAAGGACTTGGAACGCAACGCCGAAGCCATTAGCGACCTCTACAAGACCTATCTGACGAAATATCAGGAAACGGCCCAGAACCAGTCGTTCCCGATATCAGAAGCGCGCGTCATCTCGCCTGCCTCGCCGCCGACCGAGGCATCCAGCCCCAAACGCACCTTGACGCTTGGTGGCTCGCTGATGCTCGGCGCGATCTTCGGTATCGGACTTGGCCTGTGGCGCGAGATTAGGGAAGGCACGTTCCGCCTTGGTGAGGAATTTACGCCGTTCGGCCTGAAGTTCTTGGGTTACCTGCCGCCGATCCCTGGGGCCACGCGTCCCTCCCCCGATGACGAAAGGAAGCTGATCGCCAATCCCGATGTCGAAACCATGCGGTTTGCGGTCAAGTCGGGCGGCACCAAATTTACCGAGACCTTACGGCATGCAAAGATCGTGACCGACACGATGCTTGGCAGCCAGAACTGCAAGGTCATCGGCGTCGTCTCAGTATTGCCAGGCGAAGGCAAGACGACGATCGCGGCAAATTTCGCGACGCTCGTGGCATCCAGCCCAGCCAAGGTGCTGATGATCGATGCTGATCTTAGACGCGGATCACTAACGCAGGGTCTTGGCATCCGCTTTGAAACCGGCTGGACAGAGGCGCTGGCTGGAACAACGAAATGGCAAGACACTCTGGTTGTCGATCCACAGACGGGTGCGAGCCTTCTCGCGACGCCGCGCCAAGTGAAGGTCTTCAACACGAGCGAGCTGATCTCAGGTCCTTCCATGGCAACTCTGTTAGAAGAGGCCCGCTCCATGTTCGACTATATAATCGTCGATCTTCCACCAATCGGGCCGGTCTTTGATGCCAAAGCCTTTGAGCCGTTGGCCGATGGTTTCCTGCTCGTGTCGGAATGGGGAGCCACACCGCGGGCCCTTTTGAAGTCAACGCTTGAACAAGAACCGGCGATCGCAGCAAAATTGCTGGGCGTTGTGCTCAACAAGGCCGATCAGGAGAAACTTTCTACCTATGGTGGGCTTGGCAGTTCCGAAAAGCTCTATTCCCGGTATGCGAGCTACTACCTCGAGCATGGCGAGCCGATCATGAAGGCGCGAGGCCGCAGACGGCGAAAGGCGCGCGTGCACCTATCGAAGGAGCTCTAA
- a CDS encoding glycosyltransferase family 2 protein, whose amino-acid sequence MNKHVSPEDCCLIVIPCLNERNYIGALLNALSMELQAPGWRIVVADGGSKDGSQDIIKAACAIDPRIIFLDNPKRLQSAAINLAVARYGRDFEYLVRMDAHGQYPKSYCQQLIADAEMTAAASVVVALETTGFNTIQKAAAIAQNSKIGNGGSPHRNLSTGGYVDHGHHALMRVSAFLAVGGYDETFSHNEDAELDFRLRKAGYRIWISGRTSMVYHPRASVGALFCQYLNYGRGRARNIRKHKTMPALRQMLPLTVAPAVAGTVLALFYWAAIVPAFAWAFTCIGYGFYLRVRQQMPHGPLAGLLAMVMHVAWSTGFWLEMLSLGPRRSVS is encoded by the coding sequence ATGAATAAGCACGTAAGTCCAGAAGATTGCTGCTTGATCGTCATTCCATGCCTTAACGAGCGAAACTACATTGGTGCGCTTCTGAACGCTCTGAGCATGGAACTTCAAGCTCCGGGCTGGCGCATTGTCGTGGCCGATGGCGGCAGCAAGGACGGCTCGCAGGATATCATTAAGGCCGCCTGCGCCATCGATCCGCGCATCATCTTCCTTGACAATCCGAAGCGCCTGCAAAGTGCGGCGATCAATCTTGCAGTGGCACGCTACGGCCGTGATTTTGAATATTTGGTGCGCATGGACGCGCATGGACAATATCCGAAGAGTTATTGTCAACAGCTAATTGCTGATGCCGAGATGACCGCGGCTGCCTCCGTCGTCGTCGCCTTGGAGACGACCGGTTTCAATACGATCCAGAAAGCAGCCGCGATTGCCCAGAACTCCAAGATCGGCAATGGCGGTTCTCCGCATCGCAATCTGTCGACGGGTGGTTACGTCGATCACGGACACCACGCCTTGATGCGCGTCAGCGCCTTTCTCGCCGTCGGCGGCTACGACGAAACCTTTTCCCATAATGAAGATGCCGAGCTCGACTTCCGCCTGAGGAAGGCTGGCTACAGGATCTGGATCAGCGGCAGGACAAGCATGGTCTATCATCCGCGCGCAAGCGTTGGCGCACTGTTTTGTCAATACCTCAATTACGGCCGCGGACGGGCGCGCAATATCCGCAAACACAAGACAATGCCAGCTTTGCGCCAAATGCTGCCGCTTACAGTCGCGCCCGCCGTTGCCGGCACCGTGCTCGCGCTGTTTTACTGGGCGGCGATCGTTCCAGCTTTCGCCTGGGCGTTTACCTGTATCGGCTATGGCTTTTATCTTCGCGTGCGCCAGCAGATGCCCCACGGACCATTGGCCGGACTGCTTGCTATGGTCATGCATGTAGCCTGGTCAACCGGTTTCTGGCTCGAGATGCTGTCGCTTGGTCCAAGAAGGAGCGTCTCATGA
- a CDS encoding glycosyltransferase — translation MAHVLYLVHDLSDPAVRRRLIMLTRGGATVDLLGFSRAKIPGDIEGIKPVNLGKTADGRFVQRTWAVLKAMARLRSVLAGLSKPDVIVARNLEMLALANRANGYFGGSVPIVYECLDIHRLLVGMGPVARSMRFAERWFGRNVSAIVTSSPAFKSNYFDVLSFLKVPVMLVENKVVAVMDDGLLPAPQKREDRPWRIGWFGALRCRKSLKLLAHFSRMANGRFEIILRGRPAYSEFDDFDAFVANEPFMRFCGPYRNPEDLGAIYGEVDFAWTADCFEEGHNSKWLLPNRLYEGCLHGAVPIAVQGTETAEALRRNNIGLILSDATSVALSMAMEGLDVRRFRYLKSAVAACDRRNWAIDEADCKNLVAWLAGLAPSEPRKTSDHFPISSSFAI, via the coding sequence ATGGCGCACGTGCTTTACCTAGTCCATGATCTGTCCGATCCGGCAGTTCGCCGGCGCCTGATCATGCTGACACGCGGCGGCGCGACGGTTGACCTTCTAGGTTTTTCGCGAGCTAAGATCCCAGGCGATATCGAAGGCATCAAGCCGGTCAACCTCGGCAAGACGGCCGATGGTCGCTTTGTCCAGCGCACCTGGGCCGTTCTCAAGGCAATGGCAAGGCTGCGTTCCGTCCTTGCAGGCCTCAGCAAGCCGGACGTGATCGTCGCCCGCAATCTCGAAATGCTTGCATTGGCAAACCGCGCCAACGGCTATTTCGGCGGGTCCGTACCAATCGTTTACGAGTGTCTCGATATTCACAGGCTGCTCGTCGGCATGGGTCCCGTCGCGCGCTCGATGCGATTTGCCGAACGTTGGTTTGGCCGAAACGTCAGTGCGATCGTCACCAGTTCGCCAGCCTTCAAGAGCAACTATTTCGATGTGCTGTCGTTTCTGAAGGTCCCGGTCATGCTCGTCGAGAACAAAGTCGTCGCGGTCATGGATGACGGCCTTCTTCCTGCCCCACAAAAACGCGAAGACCGGCCATGGCGCATCGGCTGGTTTGGCGCGCTGCGTTGCAGGAAATCATTGAAGCTGCTCGCGCACTTCTCAAGGATGGCGAATGGCAGGTTCGAGATCATTCTGCGCGGCCGGCCGGCTTATTCGGAATTTGACGATTTCGACGCCTTCGTGGCGAACGAACCCTTCATGCGTTTTTGTGGGCCCTACCGAAACCCGGAGGATCTGGGTGCAATTTACGGCGAGGTCGACTTTGCCTGGACGGCCGATTGTTTCGAAGAGGGCCACAATTCCAAGTGGCTGTTACCGAACCGGCTTTACGAAGGATGCCTGCACGGGGCGGTACCGATTGCCGTTCAAGGCACCGAGACGGCTGAGGCACTTCGGCGCAATAATATCGGCCTGATCTTGTCGGATGCCACGTCCGTTGCGCTAAGCATGGCGATGGAGGGGCTGGACGTTCGCCGCTTTAGGTACCTGAAGTCCGCCGTTGCCGCGTGCGATCGGCGCAACTGGGCGATCGATGAGGCAGACTGCAAGAACTTGGTCGCCTGGCTCGCCGGCTTGGCGCCATCCGAGCCTCGCAAAACTTCAGATCACTTTCCGATCAGTTCGTCATTTGCCATATAG
- a CDS encoding family 16 glycosylhydrolase → MNFDQPSHADRSVMGQEFSCIFRQIFSLILLTCALVPNVQAADGRPAASFFESFDRLDPNFWYISDGWTNGDHQNCFWSAEMIKIADGFASLMLAKDTVDQKALLCAEIQTKQRYGFGTYEARIKSATGSGLNSAFFSYIGPADQEEHDEIDFEVLGKNSAAVQVNQYVKAKGGNEKLVSLAGPADVDFNHFAFTWEPSRLRFYVNGLLVNEVTDTLRIPTARQKIFFSLWGTDTLTGWMGPFAYKGPAIMQVDWVSYTATGERCLFAASLTCDGAITVSAPAKPQENL, encoded by the coding sequence ATGAATTTCGATCAACCTTCACATGCTGACCGCTCAGTTATGGGTCAGGAATTCAGTTGCATTTTCCGGCAGATCTTTTCATTGATCTTGCTAACGTGTGCGCTTGTCCCCAACGTTCAAGCCGCGGACGGCCGCCCTGCAGCGTCCTTCTTCGAGAGCTTTGACCGGCTCGATCCCAACTTCTGGTATATTTCAGACGGCTGGACGAACGGTGATCATCAAAACTGCTTCTGGTCGGCAGAAATGATCAAGATTGCCGACGGCTTTGCGTCGCTGATGCTCGCAAAGGACACTGTCGATCAGAAGGCCCTTCTGTGCGCAGAAATCCAGACGAAGCAACGCTACGGCTTTGGTACCTATGAGGCACGGATAAAGTCGGCGACCGGGTCAGGCCTTAACTCGGCGTTCTTCTCCTATATTGGCCCCGCCGACCAGGAGGAGCACGACGAGATCGATTTCGAGGTGCTGGGGAAGAACAGTGCTGCTGTCCAGGTCAACCAATATGTGAAAGCGAAAGGCGGCAACGAAAAGCTCGTTTCACTCGCCGGTCCGGCAGACGTGGATTTCAACCATTTCGCCTTTACCTGGGAGCCCTCGAGACTGCGGTTCTACGTCAACGGCTTACTCGTCAACGAAGTTACCGATACGCTCCGCATTCCGACGGCAAGGCAGAAAATCTTCTTTAGCCTGTGGGGAACCGATACGCTGACAGGCTGGATGGGCCCCTTTGCCTACAAAGGACCGGCGATCATGCAGGTCGACTGGGTGAGCTATACCGCTACAGGCGAAAGATGTCTGTTTGCAGCCTCTCTGACCTGCGACGGGGCCATCACCGTCAGCGCCCCTGCAAAGCCGCAGGAGAACCTTTGA
- a CDS encoding SDR family NAD(P)-dependent oxidoreductase, producing the protein MAVVTGAAGGIGQAIVSALGVAGVTVHALTRGGVPPSSLSNGASISWHHVDLADDRAIAEFVARLRVTDRGIDYLVHSAGVFRSGPVAQSPVEELDNVWRVNLRAPYVLTQLLLPALARQKGYIAFINSSVWLNPRMELAGYTMSKYALKAFADVLRAEINNQDVRVLSIFPGKTATPMQETIHDSRALSYQADELLQPESVAANLITALSMPSTCEVTEIFMRPARPTPPTFND; encoded by the coding sequence GTGGCAGTGGTGACCGGGGCAGCGGGCGGTATCGGTCAGGCGATCGTATCAGCCTTAGGTGTAGCCGGCGTGACCGTTCATGCTCTTACCCGCGGCGGCGTCCCGCCGTCGTCCCTTAGCAACGGAGCATCGATCAGCTGGCATCACGTCGATCTTGCCGATGATCGGGCGATCGCCGAATTCGTCGCCCGTTTGCGGGTGACCGATCGCGGCATCGACTACCTTGTGCACAGTGCTGGCGTCTTTCGTTCCGGTCCGGTTGCGCAAAGCCCGGTGGAAGAACTCGATAACGTTTGGCGCGTCAATCTGCGCGCGCCCTATGTTCTGACACAGCTCCTCCTCCCGGCACTGGCCAGACAGAAGGGTTATATCGCGTTCATCAACTCAAGCGTGTGGCTGAATCCGAGAATGGAGCTCGCGGGTTACACGATGAGTAAATATGCCTTGAAGGCCTTTGCCGACGTGCTGAGAGCCGAGATCAACAATCAGGACGTGCGTGTCCTCAGCATCTTTCCCGGGAAGACCGCAACGCCGATGCAGGAAACTATCCATGATTCGCGAGCGCTTTCCTATCAGGCAGACGAGTTACTGCAGCCGGAATCGGTGGCAGCGAACCTAATCACAGCCTTGTCGATGCCGTCCACCTGTGAAGTCACCGAGATTTTCATGCGTCCAGCACGACCGACGCCGCCGACCTTCAACGACTAG